In Manis pentadactyla isolate mManPen7 chromosome 11, mManPen7.hap1, whole genome shotgun sequence, one DNA window encodes the following:
- the LOC118910290 gene encoding KATNB1-like protein 1, whose product MASETHNVKKRNFCNNIEDHSIDLPRKRISNFTNKNMKEVKKSPKQLAADVNRTVGQAVKSPNKLLKVIYRRKKVHHPFPNPCYRKKQSPKSGGCDMANKENELACAGHLPEKLRHDTRTYLVNSSDSGSSQTESPSSKYSGGFFSEVSQDHETMAQVLFSRNLRLNVALTFWRKRSISELVAYLVRIEDLGVVMDCLPVLTNSLQEEKQYISLGCCVDLLPLVKSLLKSKFEEYIIVGLNWLQAVIKRWWSELSSKTEIINDGNIQILKQ is encoded by the coding sequence ATGGCATCTGAAACTCACAATGTTAAAAAACGGAACTTTTGTAATAATATTGAGGATCATTCCATTGATCTTCCTAGAAAGAGGATCTCTAATTTCACTAATAAGAACATGAAGGAGGTTAAGAAATCTCCAAAACAGTTGGCTGCTGACGTAAATAGAACAGTTGGACAAGCTGTGAAAAGCCCTAATAAACTACTTAAGGTGATCTATCGCAGGAAGAAAGTTCATCATCCTTTTCCAAATCCTTGTTACAGAAAAAAACAGTCACCTAAAAGTGGGGGCTGTGACAtggcaaataaagaaaatgaactggCTTGTGCAGGCCACTTGCCTGAAAAATTACGCCATGATACTCGAACGTACTTGGTTAACTCCAGTGATTCTGGTTCTTCACAGACAGAAAGCCCATCATCAAAATATAGTGGTGGTTTTTTTTCTGAGGTTTCTCAGGACCATGAGACAATGGCACAAGTTTTGTTCAGCAGGAATTTGAGATTGAATGTAGCTTTAACTTTCTGGAGAAAAAGAAGCATAAGTGAACTTGTAGCTTATTTGGTGAGGATAGAAGACCTTGGAGTTGTGATGGATTGCCTTCCTGTGCTCACCAATAGTTTAcaggaagaaaaacaatacaTCTCACTTGGCTGCTGTGTAGACTTGTTGCCTCTAGTAAAGTCCCTACTTAAAAGCAAATTTGAAGAATACATAATAGTTGGTTTAAACTGGCTTCAAGCAGTCATAAAAAGGTGGTGGTCAGAACTGTCATCcaaaacagaaattataaatGATGGAAATATTCAGATTCTAAAACAATAA